TCAAAGTCTTACCTCAAAGACTGAAATTAATGAGTCTGATTTTGCCACCAATCATTTGAGTGACGTTGTCATTGACTCTCTGACTTCATCTCACAACTTCCCAGGGACAGGCGAAAgtcaagaaaacaaaacagaagaTGCTGAGAAAATCGGTCTATGTAAGAATGCAGACTCTCCGACGAATCAAGCACTTCCTTCCATTACCATTTCCCCAAGTGCTGGGAGAGATGAGGTTTCACAGACCGTTAATCAAGTTCAAGCAGAATCAACTGCAAGTTTTGATGTTCAGGCTCTTTACCAGGACAACTGGGATGATAAAAAACTTTATCGCCTAATTAAAATTGCCTGTCAGGCTACTGACTATCGTTTGCTTTGTGACGACGTTGGTTATGCCAGTGCCATGTATCTTCCTCGAAGTATGTCATTTACGAGTGAGATGAGATCATCTATGGTTGACCTGGTTGCTAAAATGCCCTCTCTTAAAAAACTTGACGTTAGTGGCAACTACGCTGGTCCCGTGGCGTGTCGTGCTTTACTCACTGCGCTTAAGAGGTATGATAGTTTGCAGCATCTTGATCTAAGTGACAATATGTGCGATTCAGACTGCACCGAATTAATCTCAAGTTATCTTGCCACAACTCACAAGTTGCAGGTGCTTAATTTATCTGGCAATTTGTTGGGGAGGGAATCACTCTCGAAAAGCATTTCTTCAGCCCTGAAAATCAATCAAAGTCTGGTTAGCCTGAGCTTAAATGCATGCGGAGCAACCAACCTGCACGGTTTGTTTGAAGGTTTAAGGTTTGCTGTGGCTTGCGGCACTTCCAAGCTTAAGGTGCTTGACGTCTCAAATAATCAGATATCAGATGGCCAGCAACTCGGAATAGATCTTTCTCTTCTGCTGGAAATTCCGTCCTGTCCAATTGAACAACTTGACATTAGCGATGTTGGCCTGACCTCTAGTGGATGGGATGCAGTGGTCGGGGCGATGATATTGAATTCGCATCTTAAGAAGTTGACTGCTGGTGGCTCGACTAATGTGGTGAGAAACGCATCTGATATCGGAAAAATAATCCTTTCCAATAGTAATCTTGTTGAACTGGACTTGGGCGGTCTCAAAATAGAAGAAACGGCAGATTCAGTTAAagttgaatttaaaaaagatgaaTTTGTCTCTACCGGTCTCTGTTTGGGCAAACTTTCCTTGAATGATTGCTCCCTTTCCGATCAATTCTTCACTCAACTCGCAATCCTGGTTCCTGGGAAATTTTACAAACTGATGTCGTTGAATTTATCGTTAAACTCAGACTTGACTGAACCTGGAATGAATGCTGTCGTCCAACTTTGTACCGAGAATGAATTGAGCAGCTTGGAATCTTTAAATCTCTCTTCTCTCAACTTGGACTATCTTCCacttttgctgaagaattCTTTTCCAAAGTTGAGTGAACTCATTTTACGCAAGACCCGAATCAGCTTAAgttcgttaaatgaactggcCGACATTCCTCAAACTCTTCAAATCCTCATCCTTGATGGAATCAAAATCAGTGGCAGTGGTGTGCTTGGGACATTGCTTCAGTCGGGAtcaaagttcaagttgacaAAGCTCAGTTTGTGCAATTGTGCTTTGGTTGATTCAGATCTTCAACCTCTTTGCATCGCGTTGGCTCGACAATCTCCATCAATGGAGACATTGACTAGTCTTGATTTGAGCGTGAATCGTCTCACGAGCGCTGCTGTCACGGACATCTCAAATTCCTTGCTCTGTAGGAAGAGTCATCCCCTTGAAATGATAAACTTGTCAAATAACCTTCTTGATGACGAAGGAGCAGGCAACCTCGCCAGTGTTTGCATGTCAGCATCATGTTCATCGAATATCACTCGAGTATGCATCTCGCACAATTCACTCTCAACTTCGGGGATTCTTGCTCTGGTTGCAGCGGTCGGCACAACTGGTCGTGGTCTGCACACGCTGGATGTCAGCAACCAGAAAAAGGGAATTCAGGAGGAAGAACTCGAAAGAATTGCTGAAAAAATTGCCACATCAATAGGATTTGACGTCGACGCTCTTCTTCATGAAGTGAAACATCCTTTTCCTTCATTGCCTCCTAAATTCTCCATAAACCTGAGCAACCTCGGAGGATCTGCCGGGACTTTGACTCGCAAAATTGACTCGAGTGCAATCAAGACTGACTTTTCCAAGCTCTGTCACATGAATGCCAATTTAACAGACTACCTCCTAATTGCTGCCGGGTTAGCACGGCATCACGGAGATGGGATCGGTCCATCATTGAGTGAGAACAACGCCGTTTTCACCAACGAAGAGTGGATGACAATAACAGGGAAGGATGCTCCAGCGTGGCTAAAAGTTTCCAGCGAAAGGCGGAAGGGCGTCTACATCAACCACCTTCCCGGGACTGCCACCATCCAGCGACTCGAAGGCTTGCTGGAGATGGAGGCTGATTGTGAGATCGGCGACGTGTTCATCGTGAAGGATCCAGTCGTGAGGAAACCCACCGGTGCAGCGTGGATCTTGTTTAATGATGAAGATTCTGTAGATCGAGCTCTGGACTGGTTTGGGAAAGGAGAAGCGCAGATGTACGGGGCTCTTTTCACAGTCAGCAAGCTCCCAATTCATACGACAGATGTTGAAAAGGGCATGGATGCGATTGCAAAGCGGGAGCTCGCTCTCCGTGAGAAGCAGCGGCAGCAAGATGAAGATGCGGGTCGAAAAATGATGGATGAAAGTCAGAAACTGGCTGATGAGCGAGCCGCGTATCGTGAGGCTCATCCTGCCTACCAGAATGGTAGAATTTGGTGATTTTATGAGAAATAACGTCAACAGTCTCTGGATAAGTTAATATTTGTTGTAAGGTATTATGTCGTGTGTTTACATTGTTTTTACTTCCATGTTTTCTTCAAGTCATCTTAGAATCTCAGATACTGTGTCGTTCTGCCGACATCAAGTGGTTGTACTTTCCTTCTTGTGTCAGTATTTTGTTGTTCGTGCGCCTCAGATTTGTagacaaaattatttttatcatatATATACTTGCCAAGTATCTTAATGCTCTGTGCCTGTCTTATATTGGTGTACTTGACTTATTATGACTGCTCGTTATGTTGGTATTTATAAAGTCGGTAATAAAAGCGATGTTAGAAAATAAATCCAAAGCTTAACGGCAAAAGAAGTTTGTTAGCATGCGGCTTCAGTGGAAACCATGACAATGATGTAACAACGCGATATGATATTTAGTTTGGCAATTTGTCGCTTTTCTTTCCTGCATTCCATTTTAGAACAAGACGGCTCGTTGCAATTGCAAAGGAACAGttttaagataaaaattaGCGAAGCTTGAGTTTTACAAAGAAAGTGTGTGAATTGTCCCACAATAAACTGTTAGTTTGGCTCCAGTCTTGACGACGAGATATCTTCTGCACGAACTCAGTCGGCGTAACGTCattcgattaattattaatcatTTATAATTGCGTCAAACGGTCATTGTCATCATCTCACCGGCAAATATGGAAATTCTTTTAATACTTACAGTAGTTATACCACTTTTGTTACTTCCATTTATTCTTTACCCTAAACCACCAAAATACAattaataaaacttcaaaatcGAGGAACCACTTTCATGTAAAGTACAGTAGGTATCCACAAGAGTAGATTTTCGTAGTTCAAGCTGGAATCGATATTGAGTCAGTTGTACATAAAAGCAACTATCAGTGGCACTACACGGACAAAAACACAACGCATACAGATATTACACCATACAAATCAGAATTAGacattatttcataaaaatatcataataTATTCAAACTGATAGAGGGCGCTCACAGGAAAGGTATTGGTGAAATTCTCGGAAAAGGCTTTGCTTTATAACTCGGAACTAATCCCGTTTTGTTATTAACAACATCGTTCATAGAGTAGTAACCGGGCACGAAAGCTTTCTTTTTCCCATATACGCGTTTAGGTTCGTTTATATTAAGCACATCTCCTCGCTTCATGTCGAGCTCGATGGAACCGGGTTGAGCCACATGATCCATGGTTGCTATATATCGATTTTTCGTTTTCACTTCCGTCAACACTGCGTTGTAGCTTTTGTCAACGGAAAATAAACGAGAGCTTGCATCTGTGTGGATGGACTGCATAAGATCAAATACTAAGCGACAAACGTTGGACGTCAACCCGCAGATCACGAAATCGCATTTGCTCAGTAGATAAACATCAGTTATAAGACCTTGTGCTCCCAGACTGCTCCAGCGATCTGTTGTTGATGCATGCTTGGTGCCTTCCTCATTATGGCTGACGTTGTAATTtggatatttttgtttaacttcaGGCACAACCTCCGGCTCATCGGTTGCTACATACACTCTTCTTACTGACGAAATATTCCTTCCCAATAACTGTTGTTGCTGTTCATACTTTTGCCACCAATTTTCTACATGAATCATATAAGTGCTTACTGGATGTTTGTCGTGCTTGTCGGTACGGCGAATATGGACTCCAACAATTGGTTGTCTTCCAAGTAAACGTTTCCTTTTATTTTCTATAAACTCATTCAACCACGCCTTAGGTCTCATTACAAAGCTTGTTATCTGTCCGTTCCACCAGATGTAAGGCTTGCTGTTAAACGCAGATATGAGTGGAAAGATGTCGTACGGCACACTGTAGGCTAAATTGACTATGTCGGAAGGTAGCTGCATACGCATTGTGTAAGTTAAACAAGTTTCATTCGCCAATGCAAGACCTTCGCttatgtttaaaactttatcgCACGATGATGTTGTTATATTGTTGCAGCTTGCAGTGATTGGCTGAAACATGGAAAAATATTCCTTCATGGGCTTTCTGGTTCCAGAGAAAATTACCGTACGATTCAACGCGATGCCAAGATTTATACAAGCTACGAAATGCCACGTCATGCCACCGTAACCGCAAGGAACAGCTAATGTACATTCAAGTAACCTAGCGCGACCACAGTCGGTTGGATTTTGCAGCTCATGAATTTTTTGAGCTGTGTATTTTCTGACCTCTTCAGCTAAAACATCCACATCTGGTGACAACACCTGAGTAGAAATGTTCTCCAGTCCGTTCAGCAAGAAATTAACTCTATCTTTTACATTGCAACGATCTAGATTTGTGGTTGCATTGTTGCTTGTTTGACGATAAATACAAAGAACCAGTTGGGCGAGTTCTTCTTGCTCTTTGGCGAAACTTTGCTTCAAAGgggtaaattttttcaaaagctCCCTTCCCATCGAGATCAACTTATTGGACTTTGCTGTTGAACCAACTGGTTTCATGTAGTCGTAGCGCAATACTTTGACAGCATTTTCTGTGACAATATTCGTCAGCAAACGTATGgtgcaaattgcaaaaaaggatgaaattaaatatttccaGGCACTCATTTTGCAATAGTCTACTAACTCTATTCAAATTTGATCTTGCATAAAACATATAAATGTTAAGTTAAACTCAGCGTATACCATTCAGttaaaatgttatttacaAGAGCAAAATGAATGGTTTATCGCCAAATGTGAAGCTCTGCTTCTCACTTGAACTTCAAGTGCTGCGCTTATGGCCTTTGCCAAAATAGAATACTGTATAACAAAGCGTGCTTAGGCTTAGCCTACGTCAGGGACGATAACAGAGTCCCACATACGTCACAAGTAAAAAACGAACGTCACATATTGCGTTCGATATATCAaagttgtgacgtcacgtgCAATTCAATCCTTAAAGCTGCATCACATATTCGTTGCAAAATGCTTTTACTTGATTTTAGTTGAAGAACAAGGAGCGAATCTGGATTGAAATTTCCCGATTTACTTGTTGACGTGAGCTACGACTATAGTGCTTCGGCGTTAGTTAACTGTTAGATGGTTGCAGATGAAAGAGAATTGTTTAGTCATTCCTAAAAGCATTGTTTATCATTTCAGATTTTCTACGCGTTTCACGAGAATATTAAACAATCCGCCCTAAACTTCGCTGTCCTGGTTACCAACATCATATCTGGCACATTGCAACAAACCGCGAACTGTAAGGTCTGGAAACAAATTGTTGCCGTCTCTCTTCTCACTGAAACGTTGCCGTCTCGATGGTTGGTCGTAAGTTGCGAAATATTCAGGAAGCCGGTTctcattgttacatcacattaCAAGCATAATCATCATGTGGCGCGTACAATATGCGGATAAATCTAAGAAGGAAATAGCTCCCATTGTTAGCATGCATTGTGCATTGTGCAATGGATCTAGCGGTAAATAGTGAATCAACCCACAAACTGCGTCGGATTTGTACCAAGGTTCGTTATTAACTTTATCGCTCTAGTACAGCGACATTATGTCAGGGATTGATATTAACAAAGAATACTTAGATACGTCAACTGCACCGCGGACTTAACTAACAAGCTAAAGCAATTCTCACTGGAACGAGACCACGTTGGTTTATTCAACGACGCAGTTTATCTTAAATCGCGATTCGATTGCTGCAAAATGCGATCAAAGATTGTCTAAGACTCTAAGGAGATGTCATGATCATCGTCTTGTACCACGTATCCAGTTCCATCGAGATATCTCGACTTCTCCAGAACTTTTATCTTGCTGTGAAGATGCAAAAACCTCACCAAAGTCTTTCTCGTTTGCACGATTTGACCATCGTGGACGATTTCGACTTTTTTTCCGGTTCTTTTGACGTTTTCCATTTCTGTTTCTTCAAAATTGAGCGACaactttttagaaaataattcTCGAACCAAAACTTCCAAGTTTTCTCCATCGCTTTCCGGGATTCCGCCGATCACAAGATCTCTCTCTCGCGCGAAACGATTCACGGCGCGAAGACGACCCATTTGGAGCTTGGCGTCTTCTTCGAGGTCTCCGATCGCTTTCATGAGTGCCCCGTGAGTGGAATCGAGTCGTGATTGTTCATCGTTCAGACAATTGACCTCGATCGCAAGAGTCTTGATGGCAGCTCCCGTCTTATTCTGGATCACAGCAAGAGCGTACAGAGAGAGCGCAAAGATGGTTCCCATGGCAACCATTGGACTCGTGGCCAGGCCGACAACGGCGAGCAACTTGCTGGTGCCGCGCGTCGCCTCGTGCATAGCTGCTGTAGCCTCAGAATTATTTTGTTAGTCTcttaaaatacaaacaaatagttttacaacaaacaaGGTTATCGCACGACTGAAAATCTCTGTCTCGTATTTTTTTTGGATCAGCAGGTAGCCTGCTGGTTAATCTACCAGATCTGCTATAAGTTTAAGCTGTATTATTCAAGATATTATATCGCTTTTCATGATTCATATTTCATCTTTTCTTAAATAAATAGCAAGAGGAGGAATATTAACGTTCCCAGGCTATAAGCAAGTTACCCAAATAACTTTACATCTCTTTTCAAAGACCGCTATTTCCACTTGACAAAGATCTCGTTTCTCGCAGGTCATCGTCACACAAAGCATAGGCTATTATGCTATTTTTATTGCAGCATTGACGTCTGTAACGTTtagattaaaagaaaaaaacttatttctaaatttttccATAAACCCGCGCCCATGTCTTGCGCTGCTTTGCAAAATACGTACGTTATAGAATAGACCTACAGGCGTAGTATCTATATAGAATTGTCATAGCCTCCGGTTATACAATGTACTGTTAATTTTCTTTACCGTCCAACGTCTGTCTTGGTAAATTATAGTAATGCCCTCAAGTCACAAACTACGATTAATTCCATTGTTCTTGTCACGACGACTTGTAACTTTTAACGCTGCTATTTCAGTTTTGACCTTTTATAAGATCACACCATTGttgatttcaacatttttcatcatcACAACctggaaataaacaaagaacaaCACGATGAGTAAGTTTGTGCTTCAAACAGCAAGGTTACACTTTTCTTgagttttaaatgtttgaagGTTGCCCACAACAAGAGCTCAAGCCTAATTTTTGGCTTTCTGTCAGGCGAGAGAGCTAGAGCGCAGCTTTGTCGTTGCTAAATCGCTTTTTTCTCGGTTTAATGagtttgaaaaaaagaaaaatcgaCGCGATGTTTGCGGTTTGTGTCGCGGCGTGGGTTGTTTTTCTCAAGGCtgagatttttttgttaaactgGCGAGGGTGTCTTGCTTCCTCTCAACAGTGCAATAACTTCTGTTGCAAAGTGAAAGCTATTGAGCTTATAGTTATAGTGAAGGAATTGTCAACGTAACATGTAGCCTGGCGTCCGTTATAGaaaagtttggttttaatGTTGACATTGTGACTTGATTTAGAGAGGTCAACTTGCTGACATGTTGAAGGCTGATTTAAAATAGCTGCGTCGAGCTTTCCTCAACCTGTGGTTAACATATTATTTTAAGGGCTTATTAGATTATATAAATTTCTTGAGTGCTGCTTTATTCATGTGTTTTGGGattattttactgtttttcgACAAAAAGTAGTGTTATGGTTGATTTCTGATGAAAATCTAATGCTAATATGTTGTGGTTTAGCAGAAGCTATCAGAAGAGTTGACATATTCTGCATACTAGGCCTAATACTTCAAATTATTTGTTTCTCTGACACAACTGATGGAGTTTTATGAGAGTGTTTAGGAGAAAATGGAGTAGAATAGCTGACACGAACGAAAGTTGTGTTACATTTGGATTATTTCCTGTGCATTTCTGAAAAAGGAAGCAAAATTTGACATCTTAAAAGTATTCCGTACAGTCCCCGATGCTGTGTTGATGATCATATTCGATTGAAATTGTGGCATTTTAAATTGATAAAAGAATTTGTGAAGGATTATAGAGGACCTGCCAGTGGCACTTCTCATTGATCATGGCTCTCACAGTGAAATTATTTCTACTtgtcattttctttgtttttacaaGTTCTGCAAAATCAGGTGAAAATATGTGCTGGTATTTAGGTATCAATCTCACTGGTTAAACTGTATATTACtcaatcattttgttttttgtgccAGCTTCTTGTTTATAACTAAATGTCATGTTTGACGACAGTACATTGTACAGAGTGGCTTTTTGTTCGTGTTTGTACGAGCTTGTTGGATGATTCCCACGATTAAACCATGTACTTAGCAGTTTGTCAATAGCATGGTTAAGTATTTGGAGAGCAATCAATGGCACATTGACTAAATTTGGTGGAAAAACTGCTAAAATGTGATCTAATACCTTAGTTCGATCTTTTGCTAACATAACGAAAACTGAATGTCTGTGTATTTGGTGCTGCTACAGAAACATTTTTCAGGATAAAAAAAGAACTTCTGGTTTATGCAATTTTATCTGTCTCTTGGTTAATTATCATTTATATGCTGATTGAAGACTGCTAGTAATTATGTTAAGAATTTACTACAACACAAGCGATACCTTGTTTgacttattttatttcaatatatCCAGAAGTTTCCTGTCCATCAAAAAGTAATGCAGCGAACCCTTGTCAAAATCATGGAACTTGTGTTTCGGTTCCGGATGGAGAAGACTTTTGCAGGTGACAAAGCCTTCTTCTTTCTACTCGCACATTGTTTTCCAGAGCAGCTGAACGCAGTACATTATTATCATAGCAAACTAGCAAAGTATCTCtacaatttatgtttttgttgtaatttgGACAATTTCTGTGATTCCAACAACACCTTTCATGATATAATTGTTCTAAAATCATGTGGGTCTTTGTGTGACTTGCAAGTATGTAGCCCCCCCCTAGCTTATCTTGGTCATAGTTTCTTGGATTTGCAAGATAAGGCCGCGCTGCTCGTTTCGCTTGGATAGCAGTGCTGGAGTGGACCACTCTGCCTTTGTTAGCTGATATCACTGAGAAAGCTCTCCAAAGTCGCCTCGTCTGTGGTAATCTCACACCGCTTGGCAAACATAGTGCCCTTAAATCAATGAAGTGGCTTCCAGCAGTTTAACTTACCAGTTGTCCATACATTTTGCTCTGTGGTAATGTTACATCCCCAATCACTGTTAACATATTTAACTTATTGCCGCTTGCCGCTTGTTTTCATATAAACATGCTCGATGTCCGCTTTAACGTATTGACGTCACTTATCCAACAGGGAACTGCGATTATATTAGTCATCCCGGCTGCAGGTGCAGCATAGGCTCGATTATAGCGTTCGGATTTCCACAAAGAATTTGCAATGTTGCCAATAAAAGCGCGCgcctttttgaatttaattgtttcgtcataatctACCCGCTGGGGCGTGAGGTTgctaattttcttttaaattttaagcCTTTGACCTGTTTTTTCGATGTGGTTGTCGGCCATTATTTCGCGCGCACCATTGTTTTCGATATTGAGGGAAAAACGATTTCGGATTTGCTTTCAATTGTGAAGCCATAAACACAACAACGAACGCTCGATTAGATGTGCGTTATTGTTTTCACGCAGGCGCTCTTATTAAATCGTCATCCATATTGCTTCAACTGCTCCTTTTCACGGCTCCATGAGAAGTGGGGCATTGGTAGATTTAAACATAGATGAACGGCGCAGTATCTCCCAGATGGTGTTTAATTcgaaaataatattttcttcAGTTTTGCTTTCGTCGCCTGGAAACTTGTCTGGGCACCaa
Above is a window of Clavelina lepadiformis chromosome 8, kaClaLepa1.1, whole genome shotgun sequence DNA encoding:
- the LOC143468479 gene encoding uncharacterized protein LOC143468479; amino-acid sequence: MGCGSSTASKVVETSHAPHADKKDTTLPAVVEPGVGGECGQSTAGVKQLGETTISSVDAFNCSLPGTTQHDHWLEGSEKKIEKIRREIDRADDRSDENVRNTSPASESSQSLTSKTEINESDFATNHLSDVVIDSLTSSHNFPGTGESQENKTEDAEKIGLCKNADSPTNQALPSITISPSAGRDEVSQTVNQVQAESTASFDVQALYQDNWDDKKLYRLIKIACQATDYRLLCDDVGYASAMYLPRSMSFTSEMRSSMVDLVAKMPSLKKLDVSGNYAGPVACRALLTALKRYDSLQHLDLSDNMCDSDCTELISSYLATTHKLQVLNLSGNLLGRESLSKSISSALKINQSLVSLSLNACGATNLHGLFEGLRFAVACGTSKLKVLDVSNNQISDGQQLGIDLSLLLEIPSCPIEQLDISDVGLTSSGWDAVVGAMILNSHLKKLTAGGSTNVVRNASDIGKIILSNSNLVELDLGGLKIEETADSVKVEFKKDEFVSTGLCLGKLSLNDCSLSDQFFTQLAILVPGKFYKLMSLNLSLNSDLTEPGMNAVVQLCTENELSSLESLNLSSLNLDYLPLLLKNSFPKLSELILRKTRISLSSLNELADIPQTLQILILDGIKISGSGVLGTLLQSGSKFKLTKLSLCNCALVDSDLQPLCIALARQSPSMETLTSLDLSVNRLTSAAVTDISNSLLCRKSHPLEMINLSNNLLDDEGAGNLASVCMSASCSSNITRVCISHNSLSTSGILALVAAVGTTGRGLHTLDVSNQKKGIQEEELERIAEKIATSIGFDVDALLHEVKHPFPSLPPKFSINLSNLGGSAGTLTRKIDSSAIKTDFSKLCHMNANLTDYLLIAAGLARHHGDGIGPSLSENNAVFTNEEWMTITGKDAPAWLKVSSERRKGVYINHLPGTATIQRLEGLLEMEADCEIGDVFIVKDPVVRKPTGAAWILFNDEDSVDRALDWFGKGEAQMYGALFTVSKLPIHTTDVEKGMDAIAKRELALREKQRQQDEDAGRKMMDESQKLADERAAYREAHPAYQNGRIW
- the LOC143468505 gene encoding alpha-(1,6)-fucosyltransferase-like, with amino-acid sequence MSAWKYLISSFFAICTIRLLTNIVTENAVKVLRYDYMKPVGSTAKSNKLISMGRELLKKFTPLKQSFAKEQEELAQLVLCIYRQTSNNATTNLDRCNVKDRVNFLLNGLENISTQVLSPDVDVLAEEVRKYTAQKIHELQNPTDCGRARLLECTLAVPCGYGGMTWHFVACINLGIALNRTVIFSGTRKPMKEYFSMFQPITASCNNITTSSCDKVLNISEGLALANETCLTYTMRMQLPSDIVNLAYSVPYDIFPLISAFNSKPYIWWNGQITSFVMRPKAWLNEFIENKRKRLLGRQPIVGVHIRRTDKHDKHPVSTYMIHVENWWQKYEQQQQLLGRNISSVRRVYVATDEPEVVPEVKQKYPNYNVSHNEEGTKHASTTDRWSSLGAQGLITDVYLLSKCDFVICGLTSNVCRLVFDLMQSIHTDASSRLFSVDKSYNAVLTEVKTKNRYIATMDHVAQPGSIELDMKRGDVLNINEPKRVYGKKKAFVPGYYSMNDVVNNKTGLVPSYKAKPFPRISPIPFL
- the LOC143468554 gene encoding uncharacterized protein LOC143468554, whose protein sequence is MHEATRGTSKLLAVVGLATSPMVAMGTIFALSLYALAVIQNKTGAAIKTLAIEVNCLNDEQSRLDSTHGALMKAIGDLEEDAKLQMGRLRAVNRFARERDLVIGGIPESDGENLEVLVRELFSKKLSLNFEETEMENVKRTGKKVEIVHDGQIVQTRKTLVRFLHLHSKIKVLEKSRYLDGTGYVVQDDDHDISLES